The following coding sequences lie in one Deltaproteobacteria bacterium genomic window:
- a CDS encoding FAD:protein FMN transferase: MTSSRVGSSLGRCGVLLGVLAAFACGDARTPSAANTDATPPPAKREGVVAKEAPPPAPEPPRREAPPVRKDGTIFAESALMGTHFSINVWLGSERTPAEAGLAIQAAFDEIARIEHVTSEWMADSELSRFNDAAGGPPMKLSPDLFAVLLRSREISEATDGRFDVTFYGVGQLWKFEPGAKPPADAEIQAKRALVDWRRIELDAGTRSGRLATAGMKVGLGAIAKGYAVDRASALLVARGFADHVVEGGGDTYASGNKGGKPWMVGVQNPHEGGVVGALPSTDIAVVTSGDYERFFEYEGRRYAHILDPTTGYPLESAKSFQSITVVGPNAMDADAFATAVAVMGPEGGMAFIESQPQLEAVLITRDDRVLVSSGLAHRYIPAPPGDARATSPAPLQGPTASRRGAASDPAATPK; the protein is encoded by the coding sequence GTGACGTCATCGCGGGTCGGTTCGAGCCTCGGCCGGTGCGGGGTCCTGCTCGGGGTGCTCGCCGCGTTCGCCTGTGGCGACGCGCGCACGCCGAGTGCCGCGAACACGGACGCGACGCCCCCGCCGGCGAAGCGCGAGGGCGTGGTCGCGAAGGAAGCCCCGCCGCCGGCCCCCGAACCGCCGCGACGCGAGGCCCCGCCGGTGCGCAAGGACGGCACCATCTTCGCCGAGAGCGCGCTGATGGGCACGCACTTCAGCATCAACGTGTGGCTGGGCAGCGAGCGCACGCCCGCGGAGGCCGGCCTCGCGATCCAAGCTGCGTTCGACGAGATCGCACGCATCGAGCACGTCACCAGCGAGTGGATGGCCGACAGCGAGCTGAGCCGCTTCAACGACGCCGCCGGTGGGCCGCCGATGAAGCTCTCGCCGGATCTCTTCGCCGTCCTGCTGCGCAGCCGCGAGATCAGCGAGGCCACCGACGGCCGCTTCGACGTCACGTTCTACGGCGTGGGCCAGCTGTGGAAGTTCGAGCCCGGCGCCAAGCCGCCGGCGGACGCCGAGATCCAGGCCAAGCGCGCGCTGGTCGACTGGCGCCGCATCGAGCTCGACGCCGGCACCCGCAGCGGTCGCCTCGCCACGGCCGGCATGAAGGTGGGTCTGGGCGCGATCGCCAAGGGCTATGCAGTCGATCGCGCGTCCGCGTTGCTGGTGGCGCGCGGCTTCGCCGACCACGTCGTCGAAGGCGGCGGAGACACCTACGCGTCGGGCAACAAGGGCGGCAAGCCGTGGATGGTCGGCGTGCAGAATCCTCACGAGGGCGGGGTCGTGGGTGCGCTACCGAGCACCGACATCGCGGTCGTGACCTCCGGCGATTACGAGCGGTTCTTCGAGTACGAAGGCCGCCGCTATGCGCACATCCTCGACCCCACGACGGGCTATCCGCTGGAGTCGGCGAAGTCGTTCCAGAGCATCACCGTGGTCGGTCCCAATGCGATGGATGCCGACGCGTTCGCGACCGCGGTGGCGGTGATGGGGCCCGAGGGCGGCATGGCATTCATCGAGTCGCAGCCGCAGCTGGAGGCGGTTCTCATCACACGCGACGACCGCGTGCTGGTGTCGAGCGGGCTCGCCCACCGCTACATCCCCGCGCCGCCGGGCGACGCCCGTGCGACCTCGCCGGCCCCACTGCAGGGGCCCACAGCATCGCGTCGGGGGGCTGCCAGCGATCCCGCCGCCACCCCGAAGTGA